A single window of Oncorhynchus keta strain PuntledgeMale-10-30-2019 chromosome 34, Oket_V2, whole genome shotgun sequence DNA harbors:
- the LOC118367066 gene encoding cell division cycle-associated protein 7 isoform X2, with protein sequence MSPSRSRAPQPPSTRMSLRSFRNVPMETSSSSSDDSCDSFGSDGGFANTKSSFREAKKVAERAKVFEASSEEESLTGFENAFSSKMSAMRVDSDSEESLGPRRKGRRSQTLKVAMKFPTRRATQKTTAAEPSKQPKRESDSKEGGNFMDKRALNIKENKAMLAKLMAELNKIPGFPRRSSLPMMNTPRRAPRQSLGASGPRRRNPERTSRPHTRSRTLVDGPPSPPPEEEEDKFNLVRRSRYYEEVDEAKAPHRRNYSSGLAIPHVVRPVEDISQVELDLIANNVREKVYNSSTGSTCHQCRQKTIDTKTNCRNPECVGVRGQFCGPCLRNRYGEEVRDALLDPEWECPTCRGICNCSFCRAREGRCATGVLVYLAKYHGYDNAHAYLKSLKKEMDESQ encoded by the exons ATGAGTCCATCTCGCTCTAGG GCCCCCCAGCCTCCTTCCACCAGGATGAGTTTGCGGAGCTTCCGTAACGTGCCCATGGAgacatcctcttcctcctcagatGACAGCTGTGATAGTTTTGGCTCGGACGGTGGCTTTGCCAACACG AAAAGTAGCTTCAGAGAAGCTAAGAAGGTGGCGGAGAGAGCCAAGGTGTTTGAGGCTAGCTCGGAGGAAGAGTCTCTCACTGGGTTCGAGAATGCTTTCAGCAGTAAAATGAGTGCCATG AGAGTGGACTCTGACTCTGAGGAGTCGTTGGGGCCTCGGCGGAAGGGCCGTCGGTCCCAGACCCTGAAGGTGGCCATGAAGTTCCCCACCAGGAGGGCCACCCAGAAGACCACTGCAGCAGAGCCCTCTAAACAGCCCAAAAGAGAGTCTGACTCCAAGGAGGGAGGCAACTTCATGGACAAGAGAGCGCTTAACATTAAGGAGAACAAAGCAATG cTTGCAAAGCTGATGGCAGAACTCAACAAAATACCTGGCTTCCCCAGAAGATCATCTCTGCCTATGATGAATACG CCTCGCCGTGCCCCCCGCCAGTCTCTGGGAGCCTCAGGACCCCGTAGGAGGAACCCTGAACGCACCTCTCGGCCCCACACTCGCTCCCGCACCCTGGTGGACGGCCCCCCCAGCCCTCctccagaggaagaggaggacaagtTCAACCTGGTGCGCAGGAGCCGCTACTATGAGGAGGTGGATGAGGCG AAGGCACCTCATCGGCGTAACTACAGCTCAGGGCTAGCTATTCCTCATGTGGTGCGGCCTGTGGAGGACATCTCCCAGGTGGAGCTGGATCTGATCGCCAACAACGTGCGGGAGAAGGTGTACAACAGCTCCACT GGATCCACTTGCCACCAGTGCCGCCAGAAGACGATCGACACCAAGACCAACTGCCGTAACCCGGAGTGTGTGGGGGTGAGGGGTCAGTTCTGTGGCCCATGTCTCCGTAACCGCTACGGAGAGGAGGTCCGAGATGCCCTGCTGGATCCT GAGTGGGAGTGTCCGACATGCAGAGGGATCTGCAACTGCAGCTTCTGTAGAGCCAGAGAGGGTCGCTGTGCCACTGGAGTCCTGGTCTACCTGGCTaaataccacgggtatgacaacgCCCATGCCTACTTAAAAAG ccTTAAAAAGGAAATGGACGAGAGCCAGTAA
- the LOC118367065 gene encoding mitogen-activated protein kinase kinase kinase 20-like isoform X3, whose amino-acid sequence MCPCRFCEIEATLERLKKLERDLSTKEQELKERERRLKMWERKLIEQSNTPLLPNLHIHSWTEEHVYFWMQQIFGAEEGAYGMQLYGDLFKENHITGKRLLLLTETDMRDLGVRSKGHIMHLKSEIEKLTNDYIGLFHFPPLMKDAWAEEDEEEERRKIVHLELVFGYHWKAGKGHSDCKWKMYMELDGDEVAITYIKDVTFDANRQDVDVLKMTKPPFVMDKWVVGLRDNQVVDCIVNYENDVRSPRSTRYSHAVMWNPTSGRDEIKTVELLIETTQLNIEGNPRSRSDSKDVDPRWMYNLRQRQLKNQSAAEQHGARTPTGGSETCTLSQFLSAYGDQASSYAAAVRRSPNHSSLSPWCSRSSSPTTGLSTMLSPLYLGSKGSSPSSTTSESALERERPLSAGAVQGYRRHSSYFKNSLTVTGGHNKGAWSNTRGNFTQNKSSRTSQQTGRPRSHSYSVVAQNRPRVIPGISPAVENPSTEQEGAKVSEGGWIKVERQKRLPRQDNKQVRGRPRRGGRGGCSVRS is encoded by the exons CTCCTTCCCAACCTTCATATTCATTCCTGGACAGAGGAACATGTG TACTTTTGGATGCAGCAGATATTTGGGGCGG AAGAGGGGGCATATGGCATGCAGCTGTATGGTGACCTGTTTAAGGAAAACCACATCACTGGCAAGAGGCTGCTGCTGCTCACGGAAACAGACATGCGAGACCTGGGGGTCAGGTCCAAAGGTCACATCATGCACCTCAAG AGTGAAATTGAGAAGCTAACCAATGACTACATTGGGCTCTTCCACTTCCCTCCACTAATGAAG GATGCGTGggcagaggaggatgaggaggaggagaggaggaagattgTTCATCTGGAGCTGGTGTTTGGGTACCACTGGAAAGCAGGAAAAGGTCACTCG GACTGCAAATGGAAAATGTACATGGAACTTGACGGAGATGAAGTTGCAATAACGTACATCAAGGATGTGACCTTTGATGCCAACAGACAGGATGTGGATGTCCTGAAGATGACCAAG CCCCCATTTGTGATGGACAAATGGGTAGTTGGACTACGGGACAATCAGGTTGTTGACTGCATTGTTAATTATGAG AATGATGTGAGATCACCAAGGTCTACGCGATATAGCCATGCAGTGATGTGGAACCCCACCAGTGGACGAGATGAGATCAAGACTGTGGAGCTGCTGATAGAAACAACCCAGTTGAACATAGAAGGGAACCCCAGAAGCAGATCAGACTCAAAAG ATGTGGATCCCAGATGGATGTACAATCTGAGACAGAGGCAGTTGAAGAACCAGTCAGCAGCAGAGCAGCATGGTGCCCGGACCCCCACCGGTGGCTCAGAGACCTGCACCCTGTCTCAGTTCCTGTCTGCGTATGGAGACCAGGCCTCTTCCTACGCTGCAGCAGTGCGGAGGTCTCCCAACcacagctccctctctccctggtgctcCCGCAGCTCATCCCCCACCACCGGCCTGTCCACCATGCTCTCCCCCCTCTACCTGGGGTCAAAGGGCAGCAGCCCCTCCAGCACCACCTCAGAGAGCGCATTGGAGCGTGAACGCCCGCTCAGTGCTGGGGCAGTGCAAGGTTACCGCAGGCACAGCAGCTACTTTAAAAACTCATTGACTGTGACAGGGGGCCACAACAAAGGTGCATGGTCCAATACAAGGGGAAACTTCACACAGAATAAGTCTAGCAGAACCTCACAGCAAACAGGGAGGCCTCGGTCCCATAGTTACAGTGTAGTAGCTCAGAACCGGCCCAGGGTGATACCGGGCATATCACCAGCGGTGGAAAACCCGAGTACAGAGCAAGAGGGGGCTAAAGTCAGTGAGGGGGGATGGATCAAAGTGGAGCGCCAGAAAAGGTTACCGCGACAGGACAATAAACAGGTCAGAGGAAGAccgaggagagggggtagaggtggctgTAGTGTTCGAAGCTGA
- the LOC118367066 gene encoding cell division cycle-associated protein 7 isoform X1 — protein MSPSRSRQAPQPPSTRMSLRSFRNVPMETSSSSSDDSCDSFGSDGGFANTKSSFREAKKVAERAKVFEASSEEESLTGFENAFSSKMSAMRVDSDSEESLGPRRKGRRSQTLKVAMKFPTRRATQKTTAAEPSKQPKRESDSKEGGNFMDKRALNIKENKAMLAKLMAELNKIPGFPRRSSLPMMNTPRRAPRQSLGASGPRRRNPERTSRPHTRSRTLVDGPPSPPPEEEEDKFNLVRRSRYYEEVDEAKAPHRRNYSSGLAIPHVVRPVEDISQVELDLIANNVREKVYNSSTGSTCHQCRQKTIDTKTNCRNPECVGVRGQFCGPCLRNRYGEEVRDALLDPEWECPTCRGICNCSFCRAREGRCATGVLVYLAKYHGYDNAHAYLKSLKKEMDESQ, from the exons ATGAGTCCATCTCGCTCTAGG CAGGCCCCCCAGCCTCCTTCCACCAGGATGAGTTTGCGGAGCTTCCGTAACGTGCCCATGGAgacatcctcttcctcctcagatGACAGCTGTGATAGTTTTGGCTCGGACGGTGGCTTTGCCAACACG AAAAGTAGCTTCAGAGAAGCTAAGAAGGTGGCGGAGAGAGCCAAGGTGTTTGAGGCTAGCTCGGAGGAAGAGTCTCTCACTGGGTTCGAGAATGCTTTCAGCAGTAAAATGAGTGCCATG AGAGTGGACTCTGACTCTGAGGAGTCGTTGGGGCCTCGGCGGAAGGGCCGTCGGTCCCAGACCCTGAAGGTGGCCATGAAGTTCCCCACCAGGAGGGCCACCCAGAAGACCACTGCAGCAGAGCCCTCTAAACAGCCCAAAAGAGAGTCTGACTCCAAGGAGGGAGGCAACTTCATGGACAAGAGAGCGCTTAACATTAAGGAGAACAAAGCAATG cTTGCAAAGCTGATGGCAGAACTCAACAAAATACCTGGCTTCCCCAGAAGATCATCTCTGCCTATGATGAATACG CCTCGCCGTGCCCCCCGCCAGTCTCTGGGAGCCTCAGGACCCCGTAGGAGGAACCCTGAACGCACCTCTCGGCCCCACACTCGCTCCCGCACCCTGGTGGACGGCCCCCCCAGCCCTCctccagaggaagaggaggacaagtTCAACCTGGTGCGCAGGAGCCGCTACTATGAGGAGGTGGATGAGGCG AAGGCACCTCATCGGCGTAACTACAGCTCAGGGCTAGCTATTCCTCATGTGGTGCGGCCTGTGGAGGACATCTCCCAGGTGGAGCTGGATCTGATCGCCAACAACGTGCGGGAGAAGGTGTACAACAGCTCCACT GGATCCACTTGCCACCAGTGCCGCCAGAAGACGATCGACACCAAGACCAACTGCCGTAACCCGGAGTGTGTGGGGGTGAGGGGTCAGTTCTGTGGCCCATGTCTCCGTAACCGCTACGGAGAGGAGGTCCGAGATGCCCTGCTGGATCCT GAGTGGGAGTGTCCGACATGCAGAGGGATCTGCAACTGCAGCTTCTGTAGAGCCAGAGAGGGTCGCTGTGCCACTGGAGTCCTGGTCTACCTGGCTaaataccacgggtatgacaacgCCCATGCCTACTTAAAAAG ccTTAAAAAGGAAATGGACGAGAGCCAGTAA
- the LOC118367065 gene encoding mitogen-activated protein kinase kinase kinase 20-like isoform X4 — MWERKLIEQSNTPLLPNLHIHSWTEEHVYFWMQQIFGAEEGAYGMQLYGDLFKENHITGKRLLLLTETDMRDLGVRSKGHIMHLKSEIEKLTNDYIGLFHFPPLMKDAWAEEDEEEERRKIVHLELVFGYHWKAGKGHSDCKWKMYMELDGDEVAITYIKDVTFDANRQDVDVLKMTKPPFVMDKWVVGLRDNQVVDCIVNYENDVRSPRSTRYSHAVMWNPTSGRDEIKTVELLIETTQLNIEGNPRSRSDSKDVDPRWMYNLRQRQLKNQSAAEQHGARTPTGGSETCTLSQFLSAYGDQASSYAAAVRRSPNHSSLSPWCSRSSSPTTGLSTMLSPLYLGSKGSSPSSTTSESALERERPLSAGAVQGYRRHSSYFKNSLTVTGGHNKGAWSNTRGNFTQNKSSRTSQQTGRPRSHSYSVVAQNRPRVIPGISPAVENPSTEQEGAKVSEGGWIKVERQKRLPRQDNKQVRGRPRRGGRGGCSVRS, encoded by the exons CTCCTTCCCAACCTTCATATTCATTCCTGGACAGAGGAACATGTG TACTTTTGGATGCAGCAGATATTTGGGGCGG AAGAGGGGGCATATGGCATGCAGCTGTATGGTGACCTGTTTAAGGAAAACCACATCACTGGCAAGAGGCTGCTGCTGCTCACGGAAACAGACATGCGAGACCTGGGGGTCAGGTCCAAAGGTCACATCATGCACCTCAAG AGTGAAATTGAGAAGCTAACCAATGACTACATTGGGCTCTTCCACTTCCCTCCACTAATGAAG GATGCGTGggcagaggaggatgaggaggaggagaggaggaagattgTTCATCTGGAGCTGGTGTTTGGGTACCACTGGAAAGCAGGAAAAGGTCACTCG GACTGCAAATGGAAAATGTACATGGAACTTGACGGAGATGAAGTTGCAATAACGTACATCAAGGATGTGACCTTTGATGCCAACAGACAGGATGTGGATGTCCTGAAGATGACCAAG CCCCCATTTGTGATGGACAAATGGGTAGTTGGACTACGGGACAATCAGGTTGTTGACTGCATTGTTAATTATGAG AATGATGTGAGATCACCAAGGTCTACGCGATATAGCCATGCAGTGATGTGGAACCCCACCAGTGGACGAGATGAGATCAAGACTGTGGAGCTGCTGATAGAAACAACCCAGTTGAACATAGAAGGGAACCCCAGAAGCAGATCAGACTCAAAAG ATGTGGATCCCAGATGGATGTACAATCTGAGACAGAGGCAGTTGAAGAACCAGTCAGCAGCAGAGCAGCATGGTGCCCGGACCCCCACCGGTGGCTCAGAGACCTGCACCCTGTCTCAGTTCCTGTCTGCGTATGGAGACCAGGCCTCTTCCTACGCTGCAGCAGTGCGGAGGTCTCCCAACcacagctccctctctccctggtgctcCCGCAGCTCATCCCCCACCACCGGCCTGTCCACCATGCTCTCCCCCCTCTACCTGGGGTCAAAGGGCAGCAGCCCCTCCAGCACCACCTCAGAGAGCGCATTGGAGCGTGAACGCCCGCTCAGTGCTGGGGCAGTGCAAGGTTACCGCAGGCACAGCAGCTACTTTAAAAACTCATTGACTGTGACAGGGGGCCACAACAAAGGTGCATGGTCCAATACAAGGGGAAACTTCACACAGAATAAGTCTAGCAGAACCTCACAGCAAACAGGGAGGCCTCGGTCCCATAGTTACAGTGTAGTAGCTCAGAACCGGCCCAGGGTGATACCGGGCATATCACCAGCGGTGGAAAACCCGAGTACAGAGCAAGAGGGGGCTAAAGTCAGTGAGGGGGGATGGATCAAAGTGGAGCGCCAGAAAAGGTTACCGCGACAGGACAATAAACAGGTCAGAGGAAGAccgaggagagggggtagaggtggctgTAGTGTTCGAAGCTGA